A section of the Clostridia bacterium genome encodes:
- a CDS encoding sensor histidine kinase, whose translation MDEKTESTLIKVLYASLFVVLIFVTIRNLKDPWLVILFSGLLITSVTIRNAVVYNTSNYSIIGRIMILVDVVLIFFIGLADISGKYSIYYFIIIGDTVLAFSYLFSCSIAVLSYISYGIGNYIYTGYPPAKAFLMEMAFNSLAFIAVTAVMIVVKYEMKQRNLLRITMTELKNKKKQLENTFVKLKKTSEDLEEMTIMKERNRIAREIHDTVGHTLTTVLLEMEAGERLIPVNPGLAAEKIQLAKGQIRKGLNDIRESVRMLQTGREILEFVPSLKLLIDETTKHGEVFIKYDISEIPTLTGKQEKAIYRALQEGLTNGIRHGKSTAFVFILKYENGHIKFFLQDNGTGTDKIVQGFGLTAMEERVKELGGVFSIDSEPGEGCCIAINIPVEGEGLNDGYKSTDS comes from the coding sequence TTGGATGAAAAAACTGAAAGTACTCTGATCAAAGTACTCTATGCTTCATTATTTGTTGTTCTTATTTTTGTTACTATAAGGAATCTCAAGGACCCGTGGCTTGTAATCCTGTTTTCCGGGTTGCTTATTACTTCAGTTACAATCCGTAACGCAGTTGTCTATAATACATCTAATTACAGTATAATAGGCAGAATTATGATACTTGTAGATGTAGTTTTGATTTTCTTCATAGGTCTTGCAGATATCAGTGGAAAATATAGTATTTATTATTTTATTATTATAGGCGATACTGTTTTGGCTTTTTCATACCTGTTCAGCTGCAGTATTGCAGTCCTGAGTTACATTTCTTATGGTATCGGCAATTACATATATACGGGCTATCCACCCGCGAAAGCTTTTTTGATGGAAATGGCTTTTAATTCTCTTGCGTTTATAGCAGTAACTGCTGTAATGATTGTTGTAAAATATGAAATGAAGCAGAGGAATTTATTAAGGATAACAATGACGGAACTCAAAAATAAGAAAAAGCAGTTGGAAAATACCTTTGTCAAGCTGAAAAAAACCTCCGAAGACCTGGAAGAAATGACTATTATGAAGGAAAGAAACCGTATAGCCCGGGAGATACATGATACAGTGGGACATACTCTAACTACGGTGTTGCTTGAAATGGAAGCGGGAGAACGACTTATACCTGTTAATCCTGGTCTGGCGGCTGAAAAGATACAGTTGGCAAAGGGACAGATCCGAAAAGGCTTGAACGATATAAGGGAATCTGTAAGGATGCTCCAGACAGGGAGGGAAATTCTGGAGTTTGTGCCCTCGCTGAAACTTCTTATAGATGAGACTACAAAACATGGTGAAGTATTTATAAAGTATGATATATCAGAAATCCCGACACTCACTGGGAAACAGGAAAAGGCAATTTACAGGGCATTGCAGGAGGGACTGACAAACGGTATCAGGCATGGAAAAAGTACGGCATTTGTGTTTATTTTGAAATATGAAAACGGGCATATTAAATTTTTCCTACAGGATAATGGTACAGGTACTGATAAGATCGTACAGGGCTTTGGACTGACGGCAATGGAGGAAAGAGTGAAGGAACTGGGTGGAGTTTTCAGCATTGACTCGGAACCAGGGGAGGGCTGCTGTATTGCTATAAATATTCCTGTCGAAGGGGAGGGTCTGAATGATGGCTATAAAAGTACTGATAGTTGA
- a CDS encoding ABC transporter permease, producing MIFTDVLKYYKSNMRRFIAIFATISLSVLLVYVFQMLINSLTSSVYLTQIEPRKHFSIVRQKELLPDEKLINDIKARDETEEVLPLVLWSTGLNMIIGGDTQSDIAMLKEKDMDYLLSVMGMKIFEGRKPAPGRHEILLHERVAANKKLKIGDQFGALNSKNEWMSGSYRVVGLVRGKPVMSFAPYETAFSDYKINYEYQFGAAIIPKKGMLETLNKYLDSLPNTYHVKTYNSSKENIESLTGNIDLLITILSIIVMIIASVCVGFLCYIYFYQRRNEFGLLWAIGFSRIQVVNRVFIEISGMNLAGLIAGIIISVVFGWILRIYIYLPGGQNLYLFSLDSIIKALCVPLFATLFSIIPIWRMLRKLDPVSIIEGVM from the coding sequence ATGATTTTTACAGATGTTTTAAAATATTATAAAAGCAATATGAGACGGTTTATCGCCATATTTGCTACCATATCCCTCAGTGTTCTGCTGGTATATGTATTTCAGATGCTCATAAATTCTCTTACAAGCAGTGTTTACTTAACACAGATTGAGCCGAGAAAACATTTTTCCATTGTACGTCAAAAAGAGCTGTTACCCGATGAGAAGCTGATAAATGACATAAAAGCAAGGGATGAAACAGAAGAAGTATTACCGCTTGTTCTTTGGTCAACAGGCCTGAATATGATAATAGGCGGAGATACACAATCGGATATCGCAATGTTGAAAGAAAAGGACATGGATTATTTACTGTCTGTAATGGGCATGAAGATTTTTGAAGGCAGAAAGCCTGCACCGGGCAGACATGAGATTTTACTGCATGAGCGTGTTGCTGCAAACAAGAAGCTGAAAATAGGGGATCAGTTTGGAGCGTTGAACAGTAAGAATGAGTGGATGTCGGGGAGCTACAGAGTCGTTGGTCTTGTCAGAGGAAAGCCTGTTATGTCTTTTGCCCCATATGAAACTGCATTTTCAGACTACAAAATCAACTATGAATATCAGTTTGGGGCTGCCATTATTCCTAAAAAGGGAATGCTGGAAACGCTAAACAAATATTTGGACAGTCTGCCAAATACATATCATGTAAAAACTTATAATTCCAGTAAAGAAAATATCGAGAGCTTAACCGGAAACATTGATCTTCTCATTACAATACTCAGTATCATTGTAATGATTATTGCTTCGGTATGCGTAGGGTTTTTGTGCTATATCTACTTTTACCAAAGAAGAAATGAATTTGGGCTTCTTTGGGCAATAGGGTTCTCAAGAATACAGGTGGTAAACAGGGTATTCATTGAAATCAGCGGTATGAATCTGGCAGGACTTATTGCAGGTATTATCATCTCAGTAGTATTCGGCTGGATTTTAAGGATATATATTTACCTACCCGGGGGACAAAACCTGTATTTGTTTTCCCTGGACAGTATAATCAAAGCATTGTGTGTTCCTCTGTTCGCAACTCTTTTCAGCATAATTCCTATATGGCGCATGCTTAGGAAACTGGACCCTGTGTCAATAATTGAGGGGGTGATGTAA
- a CDS encoding Xaa-Pro peptidase family protein translates to MTKKVPLLELQTRMSRFKAIMDTAHPEWEIAVILSKLNQFYFTGTMQGGMLLIQRDGESVYWVRRSFERALDESLFPSIKPMESFRDAAGSIDKLPGTVYMETEIVPLALYQRFRKYFPFNDVKSLDMQLARVRSVKSRYELSLMEQSGEIHRRILEERVPSILKEGMSEAELAAKLFSIMIEEGHHGVARFGMFDTEIGLGHICFGESSIYPTSFDGPGGNYGMSPAVPLIGSRERKLGNGDLVFIDIGCGVEGYHTDKTMTYIFGKPLADEVIAQHYKCVDIQNEIASMLKPGVIPSQIYNTVMNKLSTDFLRNFMGFGSRKVRFLGHGIGLQVDELPVIAAGFDEPLQEGMVFALEPKKGIDNIGMVGVENTFTVNPGGGKCITGTNPGLIPVY, encoded by the coding sequence ATGACAAAAAAAGTACCTTTATTAGAACTTCAGACACGGATGAGCCGTTTTAAGGCAATTATGGACACGGCACACCCGGAGTGGGAGATAGCGGTAATCCTAAGCAAACTAAACCAGTTTTATTTCACCGGAACGATGCAGGGCGGTATGCTCCTGATTCAAAGAGACGGAGAATCTGTATACTGGGTACGCAGGAGCTTTGAAAGGGCTTTGGATGAGTCATTGTTTCCCAGTATCAAACCAATGGAGAGCTTTCGGGATGCCGCTGGGTCAATAGATAAACTTCCGGGTACTGTATATATGGAAACTGAAATTGTACCACTAGCCTTATATCAGAGATTTAGAAAATACTTTCCTTTTAATGATGTAAAGTCTCTTGATATGCAGCTTGCCAGAGTAAGGTCAGTTAAGAGCCGGTATGAATTATCTCTTATGGAACAATCAGGTGAGATCCACAGAAGGATATTGGAAGAGAGAGTACCTTCAATACTTAAAGAAGGAATGAGTGAAGCAGAACTTGCAGCTAAACTTTTTTCAATCATGATAGAGGAAGGACACCACGGTGTAGCACGCTTTGGAATGTTTGATACGGAAATAGGGCTGGGTCATATATGCTTTGGTGAAAGTTCGATTTATCCTACCAGTTTTGACGGGCCGGGAGGAAATTATGGGATGAGTCCCGCGGTGCCTTTGATAGGAAGCCGTGAGAGAAAGCTTGGAAATGGGGATCTGGTCTTTATTGATATTGGTTGTGGCGTAGAGGGGTATCACACTGACAAGACAATGACTTATATATTTGGTAAACCCCTTGCTGATGAAGTGATTGCTCAGCATTACAAATGTGTGGACATACAGAATGAGATAGCTTCAATGCTGAAACCCGGAGTAATTCCGTCACAGATATATAACACAGTAATGAATAAGCTAAGTACGGATTTTTTACGGAATTTTATGGGTTTTGGAAGCCGTAAGGTAAGATTTCTTGGACATGGAATAGGTTTGCAGGTAGATGAACTCCCTGTTATAGCAGCAGGATTTGATGAACCGCTTCAGGAGGGGATGGTTTTTGCACTTGAACCTAAAAAAGGTATTGATAACATTGGAATGGTAGGGGTAGAGAATACATTTACAGTCAACCCGGGTGGGGGGAAATGTATAACAGGTACGAATCCCGGACTGATCCCTGTATATTAA
- a CDS encoding ABC transporter ATP-binding protein, producing the protein MLLEGKELCLIYDMDKEQEVYALRDVDITLDKGELLGVMGPSGSGKSSLLYVLSGLKKPMSGTVYYKDTDIQDLSLLEQAKLRKNEFGFIFQKHFLIDYLTVFDNILVGTNRDEISRNRAFELMDGLGIRHLAKRKPVQLSGGQRQRIAIARALANRPSVIFADEPTASLDHKNAMEVMNILEEFRGETAIMVVTHDRSILENANRVIEMWDGRIKVS; encoded by the coding sequence ATGCTGCTGGAGGGAAAAGAGCTATGTCTTATTTATGATATGGATAAGGAGCAGGAAGTATATGCCCTGAGAGATGTAGATATTACTCTGGACAAGGGTGAATTACTAGGTGTGATGGGACCTTCGGGGAGTGGAAAGAGCTCTCTTCTGTACGTATTGTCAGGACTAAAAAAGCCGATGTCCGGTACTGTATATTATAAGGATACAGATATTCAGGACCTTTCCCTGCTGGAACAGGCCAAGCTCAGAAAAAATGAGTTTGGTTTCATATTTCAGAAGCATTTCCTAATTGATTATTTGACGGTATTTGATAATATACTGGTGGGAACAAACCGTGATGAAATATCCAGAAATAGAGCTTTTGAGCTGATGGATGGCCTTGGTATTAGACATCTGGCAAAAAGAAAACCTGTACAGTTATCCGGCGGACAGAGACAGCGTATTGCAATAGCCAGGGCGCTCGCAAACAGACCATCTGTTATTTTTGCAGATGAACCTACGGCTTCCCTGGACCATAAAAATGCCATGGAAGTAATGAACATTCTGGAGGAATTTAGAGGTGAGACTGCTATAATGGTTGTTACGCATGACCGTTCCATACTGGAGAATGCAAACAGAGTAATTGAGATGTGGGACGGCAGGATTAAAGTCAGTTGA
- a CDS encoding response regulator transcription factor: protein MMAIKVLIVDDQTLMRDGLKTVLELEKDIQVTGMAGNGIEAVKMVKVQNPDVVLLDIRMPEMDGVQCTKAIKEVCPGIKVLMLTTFNDEEYIMEALAYGACGYLLKDIEMNKLVEAIHDAAAGKMIMPPQVASKLAEGLARMALKKKDNMITADIEFSDREHEIAGMMVQGFTNKQISAALYISEGTVRNYISNIYSKIGIAHRTQAVLYLKEKGFR from the coding sequence ATGATGGCTATAAAAGTACTGATAGTTGATGACCAGACACTGATGAGAGATGGCTTAAAAACAGTTTTGGAACTGGAGAAGGATATACAGGTGACAGGCATGGCAGGAAACGGCATAGAAGCTGTTAAGATGGTAAAGGTGCAAAACCCTGATGTAGTACTTTTAGACATAAGGATGCCGGAAATGGATGGAGTGCAATGTACAAAAGCCATAAAGGAAGTGTGCCCTGGAATCAAGGTATTGATGCTGACAACGTTTAATGATGAAGAGTATATAATGGAAGCACTTGCTTATGGAGCCTGCGGCTATTTGCTTAAGGATATTGAAATGAACAAGCTTGTGGAAGCAATCCATGATGCAGCAGCCGGGAAAATGATCATGCCTCCCCAAGTAGCATCCAAGCTGGCAGAGGGTCTTGCCAGGATGGCGCTTAAAAAGAAGGATAATATGATAACAGCAGATATTGAGTTTTCCGACAGGGAACATGAGATTGCGGGAATGATGGTTCAGGGGTTTACAAATAAACAGATATCTGCTGCTTTGTATATATCTGAAGGAACGGTTCGCAACTATATAAGCAATATTTACAGTAAGATAGGTATTGCCCATAGGACTCAGGCTGTACTTTATCTGAAGGAAAAAGGCTTCAGATAG
- a CDS encoding DUF885 domain-containing protein gives MKLNKKKIILASILIFLLILGWWLVKLVWFKPTSINLFYERTLIGYALKDPQQMSKLGVLNSFGIKFFDDKLTDRSLEHELDLFRYSERELNILRSYDRSKQTKEQLISTDILDWFMENYGKGKEFMHYGFPVNNYLGVQKQLPEFMVNSHTIHGKKDAKNYIKRLSVFDTYFTQTIDSLKAQEQKGIIPPSYVISNTLTAMNNFISQSAEDNSLYTVFVDKLKGLKLDDDTKTRLTQDVKAEIENTVYPSYKRLINYYDGLLEKSKDYVGVYNLPEGEKYFRYMLRNYATLDITPEEAYNKLTSEVDKINSEIRRLGKKTITSENETGAISTLDDCQKVISDMYSKLPMLFGTLPKAKVQVQYYPDTGSTNSGFFQYNSSDMNGTKPATIFVPKDFASNNSYTMKWILYHEGVPGHHLQQALAREMKNIPNFRKIIGFSAFSEGWATYAQSIPWEYRITSDPNGEVEMLKTKLMHIGRAVIDIGVNYMRWTREDAIKYALENKICDEGSARFYSEYCTVYPGIECTYAIGYLKIIELRDEARAKLRNKFSIKDFHDAILEDGEMPLSLLEKKIKEYIDIKK, from the coding sequence ATGAAGCTTAATAAGAAGAAAATAATTCTGGCATCCATACTGATATTTTTGCTGATACTCGGTTGGTGGCTGGTAAAACTGGTATGGTTCAAGCCTACAAGTATCAACTTATTTTACGAAAGAACCCTCATAGGATACGCCCTTAAAGACCCGCAGCAAATGAGTAAACTTGGTGTTCTTAATTCCTTTGGCATAAAATTCTTTGATGATAAGCTTACAGACCGTTCCCTTGAACATGAACTTGATTTATTTAGGTATTCTGAGCGGGAACTAAATATCTTACGCAGCTATGACAGATCAAAGCAAACCAAAGAGCAGTTGATATCCACTGATATCTTGGACTGGTTTATGGAAAACTATGGCAAAGGCAAAGAATTTATGCACTATGGCTTTCCTGTAAACAATTATCTGGGAGTGCAAAAACAACTACCTGAGTTTATGGTCAACTCACATACAATTCATGGAAAGAAAGATGCCAAGAACTATATTAAGCGGTTGTCAGTGTTTGATACATATTTCACACAGACTATAGATTCTTTAAAAGCCCAGGAGCAGAAGGGAATAATACCGCCCTCATATGTTATTTCAAACACTTTGACTGCTATGAACAACTTCATCTCACAATCCGCCGAAGATAATTCATTGTACACGGTATTCGTAGACAAACTGAAAGGTTTGAAACTGGATGATGATACTAAAACAAGATTAACTCAAGATGTAAAAGCAGAAATTGAAAATACTGTATATCCGTCTTATAAAAGATTGATTAATTACTATGACGGTCTTCTTGAAAAATCCAAAGATTACGTTGGAGTATATAACCTGCCCGAGGGCGAAAAATACTTCAGATACATGCTCCGCAACTATGCCACTTTGGATATTACGCCTGAAGAAGCCTATAATAAACTAACTAGTGAAGTAGATAAAATCAATAGTGAAATACGCCGATTAGGGAAAAAAACAATTACTTCCGAAAATGAAACAGGAGCAATAAGCACGCTGGACGATTGTCAAAAAGTTATAAGTGACATGTACAGTAAGCTTCCCATGCTTTTCGGAACACTTCCGAAAGCAAAGGTACAGGTTCAGTATTACCCTGATACAGGCAGCACCAATTCAGGGTTCTTTCAGTATAACTCATCCGATATGAATGGTACAAAACCCGCTACCATTTTTGTACCGAAAGATTTTGCCAGTAATAACAGCTATACAATGAAATGGATACTATATCACGAGGGAGTACCGGGTCATCACCTCCAGCAAGCACTGGCAAGAGAGATGAAGAATATTCCCAATTTCCGTAAAATCATTGGATTTTCTGCATTTAGTGAAGGCTGGGCCACTTATGCCCAAAGTATTCCCTGGGAATATAGAATAACCTCAGACCCCAATGGAGAGGTTGAAATGCTGAAAACCAAGCTAATGCATATAGGAAGAGCAGTTATTGATATAGGAGTGAACTATATGCGTTGGACCAGGGAAGATGCCATAAAATATGCTCTTGAAAACAAAATATGTGATGAAGGTTCCGCCAGGTTTTATTCCGAATACTGTACTGTCTATCCTGGGATTGAATGTACCTATGCTATAGGCTATCTTAAAATTATAGAGCTGAGAGATGAGGCAAGAGCAAAACTCCGAAACAAATTCAGCATAAAGGATTTTCACGATGCTATACTCGAAGATGGCGAAATGCCGCTTTCTTTGCTAGAAAAGAAGATAAAAGAATATATAGATATTAAAAAGTAA
- a CDS encoding ZIP family metal transporter — protein MVEFLSQFNIIAVGMLASLLCGLATGAGGLLIFVKRHVSKKMLDAALGVAAGVMLAATSFSLIIPAIEKGGGGVKGAFITLLGILFGGVFLDLADKMFPDSNLMLNSMDSDESLKNGARLRRVWLFIMAITIHNFPEGLAVGVGFGDGDILNGLSLAIGIGLQNFPEGLAVALPLIREKYPRWKALLITFATGMVEPIGGLIGVGVVHIARPVLPFALAFAAGAMLFVISHEIIPETQSDHKHSKLATHALLVGFVVMMFLDNTLV, from the coding sequence TTGGTAGAATTCCTGTCGCAATTCAATATAATAGCTGTAGGTATGCTTGCCAGTCTACTTTGCGGCCTGGCAACAGGTGCAGGTGGGTTACTCATATTCGTAAAAAGGCACGTTTCAAAGAAGATGCTTGATGCTGCACTGGGGGTAGCTGCAGGTGTAATGCTGGCCGCTACTTCATTCAGCCTCATCATTCCTGCAATAGAAAAAGGCGGAGGAGGGGTCAAAGGAGCTTTTATTACACTTCTAGGTATTTTGTTTGGTGGAGTTTTTCTGGATTTAGCCGATAAAATGTTTCCTGACTCAAACCTGATGCTTAATTCCATGGATTCCGATGAAAGCTTGAAAAACGGTGCACGCTTAAGAAGAGTATGGTTGTTTATCATGGCAATCACAATACATAATTTCCCCGAAGGGTTGGCAGTAGGTGTCGGATTTGGTGACGGAGATATACTTAATGGACTCAGCCTGGCTATAGGTATTGGATTACAGAATTTTCCTGAAGGTCTTGCCGTTGCACTCCCACTGATACGCGAGAAATATCCCAGATGGAAAGCGCTTCTGATAACCTTTGCTACTGGGATGGTAGAACCTATAGGAGGTTTGATCGGTGTAGGCGTCGTTCATATAGCAAGACCCGTTCTTCCCTTTGCTCTAGCCTTTGCTGCTGGTGCAATGCTGTTTGTAATCAGCCATGAGATAATACCCGAAACCCAAAGTGACCACAAGCACTCCAAACTGGCAACACACGCCCTGTTAGTCGGATTTGTCGTGATGATGTTTCTGGATAATACACTGGTTTAG